One genomic segment of Kiritimatiella glycovorans includes these proteins:
- a CDS encoding DegT/DnrJ/EryC1/StrS family aminotransferase → MTDEVMPEAMRRIEAVCASSDFILGEELERFETAFADYCGARHAVGVASGLDALKLILRAYEIGPGDEVLVPAHTFVATALAVSAVGARPVLVDIEPDFFTINPEALASAVTSRTRAVIPVHLYGQTADMDPVVAFARHHGLKVIEDAAQAHGASYGGRRAGGLGDAAAFSFYPGKNLGAFGDGGMVTTDDAALAERVKTLRNYGSSRKYYHEELGENSRLDTLQAAVLNVKLARLDAWNEGRRNAARGYAEELAGAEGLILPREQKPAGHVYHLYVLRSERRDLLMRRLGECRIGCLIHYPVPVHLQKAFAFLGHERGAFPEAERAADEVLSLPMFPTMTREQVSEVAAAVRGKSSGETTEGA, encoded by the coding sequence ATGACAGACGAGGTAATGCCGGAGGCGATGCGTCGGATCGAAGCGGTGTGCGCCTCGTCTGATTTTATCCTCGGCGAAGAACTGGAACGGTTCGAGACCGCCTTCGCCGACTACTGCGGCGCGCGACACGCGGTCGGAGTCGCCTCCGGGCTGGACGCGCTGAAACTCATTCTGCGGGCGTACGAGATCGGACCCGGCGATGAAGTGCTCGTCCCGGCTCACACCTTCGTCGCCACGGCGCTGGCGGTATCTGCGGTGGGTGCGCGTCCTGTACTCGTTGACATCGAACCGGACTTCTTCACGATCAATCCCGAGGCCCTGGCATCGGCGGTAACCTCGCGTACGCGGGCGGTGATCCCCGTGCATCTCTACGGTCAAACGGCGGACATGGACCCGGTCGTCGCGTTCGCACGCCATCATGGGCTGAAGGTGATCGAAGACGCGGCGCAGGCGCACGGCGCATCCTATGGCGGGAGGCGGGCGGGAGGTCTCGGCGACGCGGCGGCGTTCAGTTTCTACCCGGGCAAGAACCTCGGGGCCTTCGGCGACGGCGGGATGGTAACGACCGACGACGCCGCGTTGGCCGAGCGGGTGAAGACGCTGCGAAATTACGGATCGAGCCGTAAGTACTACCATGAGGAATTGGGTGAAAACAGCCGGCTCGACACCCTTCAGGCGGCGGTGCTGAACGTGAAGCTCGCGCGACTGGACGCCTGGAATGAGGGGCGGCGGAACGCGGCGCGGGGGTATGCCGAAGAACTGGCCGGTGCGGAGGGCCTCATCCTGCCGCGTGAACAAAAACCGGCAGGGCATGTCTACCATCTGTATGTGCTGCGCAGTGAAAGACGGGATTTACTGATGCGCAGGCTCGGCGAGTGCCGAATAGGCTGCCTCATTCACTACCCCGTACCCGTCCACCTGCAGAAGGCGTTCGCGTTCCTGGGGCATGAGAGAGGCGCCTTCCCGGAGGCGGAGCGGGCCGCGGACGAGGTGCTCTCGCTGCCGATGTTCCCGACGATGACCCGTGAACAGGTGAGCGAAGTGGCCGCTGCGGTGCGCGGAAAATCCTCCGGCGAAACCACGGAGGGCGCATGA
- a CDS encoding exopolysaccharide biosynthesis polyprenyl glycosylphosphotransferase, with protein sequence MNACRGEDRSQADGAPSGARLATNALSLMFSDGLVLLIGLLLGNLILFCMQGVPISVRYSLMIIPTWWAAAILIGLVPGWGLGPVEELRRIELLLLAVFALAGVAYFFSREHVLPSRVVYIASYLSSAALIPLLRCGMRKLLTIPGWWGTATAVYGNADTVPRIIDALQREPELGYRPTAIFSDDLAWGSRLKGIPVLGGTDESTATAGTAIASLAHFPERRLTAFVDETLSRYRRVILLPAIHENAFSWVVPRNFGGLIGLEVTSNLLRSSSRAIKLGFEYGFVLITLPLWLPLTVLTALLVLAVDRHKPFYLQLRRGRFNRPFRAIKLQTMVSDAEARLEQALQENPALREEWNEHFKLREDPRITPLGRYLRRWSLDELPQFLNVLAGQMALVGPRPLPEYHHASLSEEVLAPRYRVRPGITGLWQVSGRSEAALEEMEKLDTFYVRNWSVWLDLVVLARTVSAVMMKRGAY encoded by the coding sequence ATGAACGCGTGTCGCGGAGAGGATCGGTCACAGGCGGACGGGGCGCCCTCAGGGGCACGGCTCGCAACAAACGCCCTCTCCCTGATGTTCTCCGACGGGCTGGTGCTTCTGATCGGTCTCCTGCTCGGCAATCTCATCCTGTTCTGCATGCAGGGGGTGCCGATCTCGGTACGCTATTCCCTTATGATCATTCCCACCTGGTGGGCGGCGGCGATCCTTATCGGCCTCGTACCCGGCTGGGGGCTGGGTCCGGTCGAAGAGCTGCGGAGGATTGAACTGCTGCTGCTGGCGGTATTCGCGCTCGCCGGTGTCGCCTATTTCTTCAGCCGCGAACACGTGCTGCCCAGCCGCGTGGTCTACATCGCCTCCTACCTCTCCAGCGCCGCGCTGATACCTCTTCTTCGCTGCGGCATGCGTAAGCTGCTGACGATTCCGGGGTGGTGGGGCACGGCGACTGCCGTGTACGGGAATGCCGATACGGTGCCGCGCATCATCGACGCGCTGCAGCGGGAACCGGAACTCGGATACCGGCCGACGGCGATTTTTTCCGACGATCTGGCCTGGGGTTCGCGTTTGAAGGGAATCCCGGTGCTCGGCGGCACGGACGAATCGACCGCGACCGCCGGGACGGCGATCGCCTCGCTGGCCCATTTCCCCGAACGGCGGCTGACGGCGTTCGTCGACGAGACGCTGAGCCGCTACCGGCGGGTCATCCTGCTGCCGGCGATCCACGAGAACGCCTTTTCCTGGGTGGTCCCGCGCAATTTCGGCGGCCTGATCGGGCTGGAAGTCACCAGCAACCTGCTCCGATCCAGTTCCCGCGCCATCAAGCTGGGATTCGAATACGGGTTCGTACTGATTACGCTGCCGCTGTGGCTTCCGCTGACGGTGCTGACGGCGCTGCTCGTGCTGGCGGTGGACCGTCACAAACCGTTCTATCTGCAACTGCGCCGCGGGCGGTTCAACCGCCCGTTCCGCGCGATCAAGCTGCAGACGATGGTGTCCGACGCCGAGGCGCGGCTCGAACAGGCCCTGCAGGAGAATCCGGCCCTGCGCGAGGAATGGAACGAACACTTCAAGCTGCGCGAAGACCCGCGCATCACGCCGCTGGGCCGTTATCTCCGGCGCTGGTCGCTGGACGAGCTTCCGCAGTTTTTGAACGTGCTGGCCGGGCAGATGGCCCTGGTCGGCCCCCGTCCGCTCCCCGAGTACCATCACGCCTCGCTCTCGGAAGAGGTGCTGGCCCCGCGTTACCGGGTGCGGCCCGGAATCACGGGGCTGTGGCAGGTCTCCGGGCGCAGTGAGGCCGCCCTGGAGGAAATGGAGAAACTCGACACTTTTTATGTGCGCAACTGGTCGGTCTGGCTGGATCTCGTGGTTCTCGCGCGCACCGTATCCGCGGTGATGATGAAACGCGGCGCGTACTGA
- a CDS encoding WecB/TagA/CpsF family glycosyltransferase, whose product MKPTQQSRPPRFDVLGVGVDAIDMSDALRVFEEAIERGGGHDYACALGVAGIMEARRNPEMRRILNASILNTPDGMPLVWLGKLHGYRNIRRVYGPDLLNEVCAYSAGRGWRHFFYGAAPGVADQLADEMRRRYPGIEIAGTYCPPFRELTEEEEEGLFARVREAGTDIFWVGISTPRQLYFMGKYRGRIPARIICPVGYAFDVHAGVKKDAPEWIKHSGFQWLHRALTDPRLWSRYLRDNPRFAVEALLQLCRLKKFPKD is encoded by the coding sequence ATGAAGCCTACACAACAGAGCCGGCCGCCGCGTTTTGATGTCCTGGGCGTGGGCGTGGACGCGATCGATATGAGCGATGCGCTGAGAGTCTTTGAGGAGGCGATCGAGCGCGGCGGGGGGCATGATTATGCCTGTGCGCTGGGGGTGGCGGGGATTATGGAGGCGCGGCGCAACCCGGAGATGAGGCGAATTCTGAACGCCTCGATCCTGAATACGCCGGACGGGATGCCGCTGGTATGGCTGGGGAAGCTTCACGGCTACCGGAACATCCGGCGGGTCTACGGGCCGGACCTCTTGAATGAGGTCTGTGCGTATTCCGCGGGACGCGGATGGCGGCACTTCTTCTACGGCGCGGCGCCGGGCGTGGCCGATCAGCTCGCCGACGAGATGCGCCGGAGATATCCCGGCATCGAGATCGCCGGGACGTATTGTCCTCCGTTCCGCGAACTGACGGAAGAGGAAGAAGAGGGGCTTTTCGCGCGGGTGCGCGAGGCCGGAACGGATATCTTCTGGGTGGGGATCAGCACTCCGCGCCAGCTCTACTTCATGGGGAAGTACCGGGGCCGCATCCCGGCGAGAATCATCTGCCCGGTCGGGTACGCGTTCGATGTCCATGCCGGGGTCAAAAAAGACGCGCCGGAGTGGATCAAACACAGCGGATTCCAGTGGCTGCACCGCGCACTGACCGATCCGCGGCTGTGGTCGCGCTATCTGCGCGACAACCCGCGTTTCGCGGTCGAGGCCTTGCTGCAGTTGTGCCGGCTGAAGAAATTTCCCAAAGATTGA